ACGCAAGACGGTGCGCATCGCCATGAACGGCGTGACGGGGCGCATGGGCTACCGCCAGCACCTCGTCCGCTCGATCCTCGCCCTGCGCGATCAGGGCGGCCTCGACCTGGGCGACGGCACCTTGCTGTGGCCCGAGCCGGTCCTCGTCGGGCGCCGCGAGCCCGCCCTGCGGGCGCTCGCCGAACGGCACGGCCTCGACCACTGGTCGACCGACCTCGACGCCGTCCTCGCCGACCCCGAGGTCGAGATCTACTTCGACGCCCAGGTCACCTCCGCCCGCGAGGAGGCCCTGCGCAGGGCCGTCGCCGCGGGCAAGCACATCTACACCGAGAAGCCGACCTCCACCGGTCTCGACGGGGCGCTCGACCTGGCCCGGCTCGCCCACGCCTCGGGTGTCCGGCACGGCGTCGTCCAGGACAAGCTCTTCCTCCCCGGCCTGCTCAAGCTCAAGCGGCTGATCGACGGCGGCTTCTTCGGCCGCATCCTGTCCGTCCGCGGGGAGTTCGGCTACTGGGTGTTCGAGGGCGACTGGCAGCAGGCCCAGCGGCCCTCCTGGAACTACCGCTCCGAGGACGGCGGCGGCATCGTCGTCGACATGTTCCCGCACTGGGAGTACGTCCTGCACGAGCTGTTCGGCCGGGTCACCTCGGTGCAGGCGCTCACCGCCACCCACGTCCCCCAGCGCTGGGACGAGCGGGACAAGCCCTACGACGCCACCGCCGACGACGCCGCCTACGGCATCTTCGAGCTGGAGGGCGGCGCGGTCGCCCAGATCAACTCCTCCTGGGCCGTGCGCGTCAACCGCGACGAACTCGTCGAGTTCCAGGTCGACGGCACGGAGGGATCCGCCGTCGCGGGACTGCGCAACTGCCGCGTCCAGCACCGCGGCACGACACCGAAGCCGGTCTGGAACCCCGACATCCCCGCCACCTACTCCTTCCGCGACCAGTGGCAGGAGGTGCCCGACAACGCCGAGTTCGACAACGGCTTCAAGGCCCAGTGGGAACTGTTCCTGCGGCACGTGTACGCCGACGCCCCCTACCACTGGGACCTCCTCGCGGGCGCCCGTGGCGTACAGCTCGCCGAACTGGGCCTGCGCTCCTCGGCCGAGGGCCGCCGTCTCGCCGTACCGGAGATCACGCTGTGACCATCCGACTCCCCGGCGCCGACGGCCGGTTGCGGTCCTACGAGCCGCGCACCGACCCCCTCGTCGTGCTCCCCGACGGCGCGCCCCTCGCCTCCCGCACGGTCTTCTCGGCCGCCCACGTCGTCGCCGACCCGTACGCCGACGTGTCGCCCGGCGTGCCCGCCGCCGTCGACTGGGACGCCACCCTCGCCTTCCGCCGCCACCTGTGGTCCCACGGCCTCGGCGTCGCCGAGGCGATGGACACCGCGCAGCGCGGCATGGGCCTCGACTGGACCACCGCGGCCGAGCTCGTCCGCCGCTCCGCCGCCGAGGCGCGCGCCACCGGCGGCGCCATCGCCTGCGGTGTCGGCACCGACCAGCTCACCGGTCCCGCCACCCTCGACGAGGTCCGGGCCGCCTACGAGGAACAGCTCGCCCTCGTCGAGGAGTCGGGCGCGCGGGCGATCCTGATGGCCTCCCGCGCGCTCGCCGCGACCGCCGCCGGACCCGAGGACTACCTCGACGTCTACGGCCACCTGCTGCGGCAGGCCGCCGATCCGGTGATCCTGCACTGGCTGGGCCCGATGTTCGACCCGGCCCTGGAGGGCTACTGGGGATCCGGCGACCTCGACGCGGCGACCGAGGTGTTCCTGGAGGTGATCGCCGCCCACCCGGACAAGGTCGACGGCATCAAGGTGTCCCTGCTGGACGCCCGGCGCGAGGTCGACCTGCGCCGCCGCCTCCCGGACGGCGTCCGCTGCTACACCGGCGACGACTTCAACTACCCCGAGCTGATCGCGGGTGACGAACAGGGCTTCAGCCACGCGCTGCTCGGCATCTTCGACCCGCTCGGACCGGCCGCCGCACGGGCCGTCCGCGTCCTGGACACCGGAGACGTCAAGGGATTCCGCGAACTCCTCGATCCCACGGTCGAGTTGTCCCGTCACCTCTTCGAGCACCCGACCCGCTTCTACAAGACCGGCGTCGTCCTGCTGGCCTGGCTCGCCGGCCACCAGGAGCACTTCACGATGGTGGGCGGACTCCAGTCGGCGCGCTCCCTGCCGCACCTGGCCCGCGCCTACGAACTGGCCGACGGTCTCGGCCTGTTCCCGGACCCGTCGCGCGCCGAGACCCGGATGAAGAGCCTGCTGGCCGTCTACGGAGTGACCTCATGAACAGCCTCGCCCGGTTCTCCGTCAACCAGATGACGGTCAAGCAGCTCTCCCTGCCCGACCTCGTGAAGTCCTGCCTGACGCTCGGCGTCGGGGGTGTGGGCCTGTGGCGCGAACCCGTGCGCGCCCACGGGGTGGAGGCGGCCGCCGCTCTGGTCCGTGACGCGGGCCTGACGGTCACCAGCCTGTGCCGGGGCGGCTTCCTCACCGCCCTCGACCCGGCCGAGCGGGCGAACGCCCTGGACGACAACCGCGCCGCGGTCGACGAGGCGGCGACCCTGGGCACGGACACCCTCGTCCTGGTGTCGGGTGGACTCCCGGCCGGCTCGAAGGACCTGCACGGCGCCCGTGAACGCATCGCCGACGCCCTCGCCGAACTGGGCCCGTACGCCGCCGCCCGGGGGGTGCGGCTCGCCGTCGAACCGCTCCACCCGATGTACGCCGCCGACCGCTGCGTGGTCTCCACCCTCGCGCAGGCCCTCGACCTCGCCGAACGGTTCCCGGCCGAGCAGGTCGGCGTCACCGTCGACACGTACCACCTCTGGTGGGACGACACGGCCCCCGCCCAGATCGCCCGC
The window above is part of the Streptomyces sp. NBC_01428 genome. Proteins encoded here:
- a CDS encoding dihydrodipicolinate synthase family protein, with amino-acid sequence MTIRLPGADGRLRSYEPRTDPLVVLPDGAPLASRTVFSAAHVVADPYADVSPGVPAAVDWDATLAFRRHLWSHGLGVAEAMDTAQRGMGLDWTTAAELVRRSAAEARATGGAIACGVGTDQLTGPATLDEVRAAYEEQLALVEESGARAILMASRALAATAAGPEDYLDVYGHLLRQAADPVILHWLGPMFDPALEGYWGSGDLDAATEVFLEVIAAHPDKVDGIKVSLLDARREVDLRRRLPDGVRCYTGDDFNYPELIAGDEQGFSHALLGIFDPLGPAAARAVRVLDTGDVKGFRELLDPTVELSRHLFEHPTRFYKTGVVLLAWLAGHQEHFTMVGGLQSARSLPHLARAYELADGLGLFPDPSRAETRMKSLLAVYGVTS
- a CDS encoding sugar phosphate isomerase/epimerase family protein is translated as MNSLARFSVNQMTVKQLSLPDLVKSCLTLGVGGVGLWREPVRAHGVEAAAALVRDAGLTVTSLCRGGFLTALDPAERANALDDNRAAVDEAATLGTDTLVLVSGGLPAGSKDLHGARERIADALAELGPYAAARGVRLAVEPLHPMYAADRCVVSTLAQALDLAERFPAEQVGVTVDTYHLWWDDTAPAQIARAGASCRIHAFQLADWTTPLPEGVLNGRGQLGDGSIDFREWRGYVEAAGYTGPIEVELFNDVLWARDGHEVLAETAARYLEHAV
- a CDS encoding Gfo/Idh/MocA family protein, which gives rise to MTRKTVRIAMNGVTGRMGYRQHLVRSILALRDQGGLDLGDGTLLWPEPVLVGRREPALRALAERHGLDHWSTDLDAVLADPEVEIYFDAQVTSAREEALRRAVAAGKHIYTEKPTSTGLDGALDLARLAHASGVRHGVVQDKLFLPGLLKLKRLIDGGFFGRILSVRGEFGYWVFEGDWQQAQRPSWNYRSEDGGGIVVDMFPHWEYVLHELFGRVTSVQALTATHVPQRWDERDKPYDATADDAAYGIFELEGGAVAQINSSWAVRVNRDELVEFQVDGTEGSAVAGLRNCRVQHRGTTPKPVWNPDIPATYSFRDQWQEVPDNAEFDNGFKAQWELFLRHVYADAPYHWDLLAGARGVQLAELGLRSSAEGRRLAVPEITL